The sequence GATTTAGGCACATTTTTGGCATCAATTTTCGCCTATTGCCTTCGCCTAGCTTATCGATAGATTTTAAGCATAAgcaagaataaaaaattgcaaaaatcttttattttaattcactTCAATATGTTCCTTTTTTTCAGCCGTCTTCGAGATCATCCGCTACGTCAAGATGGGATGGTAGATTactccaccaccgccaccaccaaCACATTATATTTATTGCATACTGGTCATCAtgttcccccccccccctcccatCGGAATCCCCCTTTCTCTTTTCGTTCCTTTCGTCCCCCAATTCAACCTTGTTCCCCCAATTCGCATCATGTTGATAATGTGATAATACTCGCTAGTGCGATCAAGTAGAGATTCCCTGGCCCTCCTACAACCTCCTGAAACCCTCGTACATGTTCTTGGAATAAACGCATTTATTTTTGGCTTACAAATTTGGTAAAATGAACCCGTTTGCGGGGAAGAATTgtaaatgaaacaaaaaaaattggaaaaccgaATCTCGAAAACGGAAGAAAAACATGTTTGATCAGTTCGTTGTGTGCGGAAAGAACGGCAATGGTTGAAGCTGAGAATAGAAGGACTTGGAGGAAATAGAGGAAagataataataaaaactagACAAAGACAGCTGCTTGGGCGATTTGAAACTATTTGAGAAAGCATCAAGGATCACCAGCTGGGTTGGTACTTTGCAAACGTGGTGTTGGGCATCAATCGGCACCAGCTTAGATCCAAGTCATTCATGACATACGTCATTGGGATGAACATGACTGTCGTTGACACCTGAAACAGGAAACGTGTAACGATCAGAGTTTGCAATTGATAAGGCAAGGTGATTGTCACATGCCAATTTtgtcaagttttcaattttgctctttttataTTCAATGTGCACTTTGTAAAATGAACTAGATATCGGTTAATCGGTAACCGtttcaattagaaaattgttcaagTAATCAGTAAGTTTCCAAAGTAGAACAGCGTCAGTACAACTTTACAAAATTCGTAGTAGATTTCAAAAGATGTCCCAAGGTTATCAAATGTCAAGTATTTTTAGTCAGGCCCTCTGAAACATTATGAGGAACAATCAGGggtaaacgattttttccggcaaatcggcaaattgccggaattgaaattttcggcaaatcgataaatcggcaaattgccggaattgaaaatttccagcataTCGGCAAAccaacaaattgccggttggCCGAATTTGCGgtaaaaacggcaatttgccaaaaactttcggcaaattgtgatttcgcacttatttttttggtaatttcagaaattcaatttcaaatggcaaaattaaacgcatcctatgaatgttcctgaatctattttgaaaagtaagcaaattctatgaaaatatataaGGAAAACggggagaaaaattcaaaaaaacacagttttaagtgtttccgtcttataaaaaaatttttccggcaaatcggcaaaccgacaatttgccgaatttgtcggcAAATCAATTTGCCAAACGGCAGTTGCCGCCCATTCCTGGTAACAATGCTTTCAATGTGTCAGAATGTccaattttctaatatttggcaattgccaaaaatgtttggaaagttttattCAGATGCATAGATATGTAGcctcagtttaaaaattttttaacaaaatatttgtatgttttttttttgatttaatcaAGTGttcggaatttcaaaaataatttaataattgttttaaaaaaaacttaccacgCCAAGAAGCATCGCCCAAAACACAAATCGGAAGAATCCGAGTCGACAGCACAGTTGCCATTGCAGGCAGTACGCGTAGGTGACGTTCATCCAAAACATGGCAATATCCAGAAAAGCGgtgcatctgaaaattgaacgcGTTTTATTTGTGGATGGAAATGAGCACGATACAAAAATGTGtagttttccaaattgtttgggttcgattttttgacatccgaaattaaacaatttaaactACAGATAACTCAACTTTTGTCTATATTTTATAGtattttttaagatatttAAAACTCACCGGAAAAGCAAAATAAGCTCATAATTGTCATAAGCATGTTGTCCTGGTTTGAGATATTTAAACGATGCTggaataaaagtttttctgaTTGTTCCAATGAGCATTGCAAATGAAGACATCATTCGGAGCAGCTGGAGCAAGAGCTCAATCGCATCGGTCACTTTCTTCCGGCTGCAATGTAAACTATGAaggttttttgacaaatctgGGATGTCCGCCTACTCTCGTTCTTTAGCTGCATCTGCCTTCATCGCCATTCGGAGCTCGTGGCGAACTCTGTGTCGGAGAGCCTTGCGATCACGTTTTTCACGAGCATCTCGTTTTGATTTGTCATGGATGTCGTAGCGGTTTGAGTAATCCGGACGGAGTACTTCCATTTCTAAAATGTTGTAAGTTGGGTCTAAAAGAAGTTCCGATagtttgtagatcaaaaactttgaacgaGTGAGGAGTAGGACTGGTATATTCcggttttggaattttgataattttccaaaGGTAGTTTTttcacggcggccgacaatttccgagtttggcCACTCACTATACTCAATCGAATAATTTGATAATGAGTGGctaaactcggaaattgtcggccgccgtgaaAAACTACCTTCGTAAAACTCTCAAAACTCCAACACCGGACACCGGACGACCAGCTCTAGTCAGAAGTTCAACAATCTCTCCATCAGTTTTTAAAAGGCTctccattttgaaatttgaaactatatTTTGTAGatattgatagtttttttttcaaaccaaattttactttgaaaaattgctgaacattttcaataatgtCCCAATGTTTTAATGAAATCTTACCATCAGATCTTCTCGTATTCGTAGACGTATTCGAATTAGACCTGTTGAACTTGATTCGATCATAAAAGCGCCCGATAGCTGATGTTGAGTTATTTCCCTCTCCATTATTAACTTCATTCTTCACATCTTTGTTTGTTGAAGCTTTTGATTGTACAGAAGGCGTTGAGCTCGTTTGTCTTGgcaagaatctgaaatttcataagCTAGTCTAGAAGAAAATAGCTGGCACAAACTTCATGACAGTGTTGGGCACGTAGGATTTCCACTTTGGTTGTTCTGATGTTGGACTTGCTTTGTTTGAACCTGAAagcttgaaaagttttacatgTTCCAACTAAAGTTTTAGCTTTTTGAGGCATTTCAATTTAGAAATGTaggaaaaagtgaagaaaaagtaaataataaaatagcCAGAAACAGcacaaaaatagttgaaaGGCATCATAACATAGAAGCTTACCGGTTTCTGGCACCGGCTCAGTCACAACTTCAATAACCtcatcctcatcatcatcgGGCTCTTCAAACTTTGGCCGAGATGGCCTTGGCGGGCGCAGAGGCGTAGTTTCAGTTGTGTTGTGCTCATCATTTTCTTCAGCGTCGTCTGAAAAACACATAGAAAGGAGATCCTAAAGCTGAACAGAAAGTAAAGAGTAAAGAAACAGTAGAATAGAATAGGAGAAACTcatgcaaaaaattggaaaatttttgttgaccTATGAGTTGTCTAGCAGTTAATTGTTGGAATTCAAAATAGGGAAACCCAGGTGAAACTGATATTAACCAAAATACCTTGGTAGCTTTTGAAAACATAGTTCAGGGttactaaattcaaaaaattaatgttcatATACGGTCAAGTTTAACAGATTTCATCTTGGTATGCTTTGggtttatcaaattttctacagttcgtaatttttaaaggttgagtggcgccagtggggaaagtgtGAAAAACTTTACATATGGTGCCACATTGACCaattattataataaaacttttcaaaaaaatttcgaaaaatttttttttactgtcaAAAGGTGTCAATTACTTAGTTTTTGCctctcataattttgaaagtcgaccaagaaaaacgtttttttttctacattttttattctgtaattttgttttaattatttgaattacAAAACTGTAGGGGTccgaacatgcgacattgctttggtttttttttctcaaaagctcCTATTTTTTAgtatgttttattatgatattcggtcattttaaAGAATTATAAGCGTGTTTTGACAAAATTCACACTGgagctactccacctttaaaacatttaaatcaaGCTGaactcattttcaaaagagGTGTTTCGgtttttgttaatttgaaCGTTTATGTAGACCCAAAATGTGttcaattaaacaaatttcgcaatgaaacttttcaaaaaacgggtcacatttttatggcggttcacaTATTTTGGtcattcaattcaaaaaagttaactaGGGAAGATCTCACCATCGTCAATTTCTGGAACCTCTGCCACAGGTGGAGGAATGCTTCTTGATTTATCTGCGTTGATAGTTCTCAACGGGATTGGCGCTTCCGCATCTAGCTGCTGGGCTCTACTGCAAATTTATGCTATgattttccccttttttcatttcaaactgATAAGTTTACAATCACTCCACACTCACCTTCTGCTTGTcactgtttcatttttctcgtCTTCGTCACTGTTGGAGTCTGAAAGTTACCGGAATTCTTTCTCgtattgtttgaattttgtttatttgcaTTTGTAGTCTATTATCTTAACACACTACCCACCAAGTTCAATCACTCCTTTCTTCTCCTTCCTCGACATCAAACGCTTCGTAAAGTGCGCCGATCGGTTGGTTGTGTAGAGGGCATAGTacaattgctggaaattttggaattcatcGGTTTCCTTTTGTATGTTTTACCTTGAAAGTGTAGTCCGGATACTTGGTGAGTTTCTTGATAACCAAGTTTGCCCAGACAATCAGGTAGTTTTCCGGCCTAGAATCACGTGATTTATGGCATTATTGAACAGTTTATAGTGgtggaaaaaataatcagaagTGAGTTTTACTGGTTTTTAAGGACAGCTCTGGTCTATTGGatgtatttcaattttttataatatttgttTCCGCAAAGTTTGCAAcaaaatttcccttttttcttgaactcttttttttatatttttaattttgcttttagtatagaattctaaaaatcaattttagatcTACTAGTGACAATAaacttttccatattttctgctaattttttgaaagttgtttggaagaaaaaacaatttttttcaaatttatttcaatgtgaaattggcaaaaaatcttTGGTTTTACCAAAATATAGACtcccatattttttaaaatatgatttaaaaaaaaatttcactatttAATTGAAAGATCAAAATTAGCAGTTCTCAAAGCAATATTCttgtttattttcattttttgtttccaaataaaattatacCTCAACTGTGGGAAGCAACTACACAGAATAAAATGCATCCAGAACCAGAGAAGATCGTAACTTTTCCATAGGGTAAAGTACACACAATTTGTGTAGATTGACATGCACCTATaaatcagtaattttttaaagccttTCAAATCCCTGACTTACCAGTTAAAATGCGCTAAACAAGCTAGAGTGAGCCGGTAGCTGAACCAGAACAGGAAACAGTACCATTTCGTTTCCATCACATTCGAGCGATCTGAAATATTAAACtatttgtggattttttttttgaaagaaattctaataaattcgcaagaaaaatggcaaaaagtCTAAAGTGTGAGTAACGTAAACGATCAAACATTTGTGAGTGGAAGTATTGTCAACAAGGTAGCAATGAGTCATTTTGTTTCTGTTTCTGTTCCTAAAGTTTCTGGTTTCCACAAACGATCAAaagacaaaatttttcaaatcccaTTTCCAAAACGTTTTGCACTAACTACGTGTTGTAATCTCTCAATCTGATCGACTACATCACGTGTGTTTCCTTATCActcctcaaattttttcatctcacttttttttctcgtttttgcAACTTGGAGTAGTTTTGATAagagattttttgagttgGTTTTAGtaatttactaattttttttacagtttctttGTGTGGTCcttgtataaaaatttatttttttaacgtcGATGAACcgacaataatttttaactggaaaatgatttaaaacaaataatcaATTAATTGGCaggttcagaaaaaaaataggtgtgatattcttaaaatttaaggAATGGGATTCATAGTTTCGCAAAGCTGCTCCAACTaaactaaaaacttcaaaaaactttaaaatgcgtttaggacatttttttcgaattcagaAGCTCACATAAGAATGAGGAAAGGGTTTTATTGAATTCCTTTTGCAACAAACtgcagatttcaaaaaataacaacagaGATTTGTCATTGTTGACCGGAAATGATTGATCTATGATTATTTCgggctttttttgtttttggtatATGAAAAACTACATAAAACATCAGCTATTGTGGTATTTCCtaagaaaatgcaaattttggcCAGGTGGTAAGAGAACCCCAAAAAACATAATATATTCCTTGAAgttggtgtagtcgaatttttttattactttatcAGACTCAGAATTGTCCGAAAACACTGCATTTCATAATGTAGcttcttgaaaacttatcaaaaaagttatgacggctcaaaaaatggcctaaaatttgataaaatttgaaatttgacagactattttaattatgaaatccggtgtttttagacaattttgagtctaataaagcaatttaaaaaaaattcgactacaccagcTTTAGGATATGAACCAACTTTAaagagaattaaaaaaaataaaatcaaaaatttttttttttaatccggAAAATgcgtgaaaatttcaatttaacatTACCTcattaagaaatttcaaaatttacaaacttGCGTAATTGAAAAGTTGCCATGGAAGTCgataactaaattttttatacgtTACTGGAAATTGCTACTGGTTTTTTATAGGTTTAtgcagtaattttcaaaacatattgaaaattaaaattatagaaCAGGATCAAATTTTAGCGAGGTTATTCAattagtgtcggaaaattgaaaaaagcgtagaaaaattacgtcacaactgtattaaaatacgtAAAAGCATGTATTTTAATTCAgctgtgacgtcataaatgtatttaaatacatttctcaacattacttgaataaccccataatgtaaaaatgaccaaaaatgtATACcctaaattctaaaaatgtatCTTGTCAGAACAAATACATCAATCATTAATGAACATTCATCGATTCTGAGGGCATGTCAGACATCATGAAAAATAGGAGAACTCTctgtatttttaataaaactggttttgagattttaccaaaacttgaaatatttgaaattgaaagaaatttttgaaaaatgcaatgaaaaacattccaaatgaatgttttctttttgaatgcaaaaaattttcaaaattatcagcTTTGTCGATAAATTGATGTAAATCTTGTTGCGAGAAGATATATGAGAGGAAAACAATGCAACgcgagagagcgcagagaaaaaGGGAGAGGTGACGACACTCCGGGAGTACAGTGTGCGCTGTGTTTAGATGAGTCCCTCTAATTCTTCCAGCACTGTTTCTGTTGATTTTTATCTCATTTTTGTTAATTCTTCATTTAAATctagcagaaaaaaaaatccgaaacattttttcttgtgaaaacgttgattttattgatttttcgttgcttttttctcagttcaaaattaattggagttttctaggccatctcaagtgtcgatttacgaggaGGCATATATGAAAaccattccatttttttctcgattcatTTCTagctattttttgttgatcgcttcttctttaattttattccTACTTTTTGGTCAAACTCTTGAACTTTTCGTACCAAGTGTAAAGATAAGTTTTCAGGTACCATGACCTTCCTAGCCATATTATTCGTTA comes from Caenorhabditis elegans chromosome X and encodes:
- the F59F4.3 gene encoding G_PROTEIN_RECEP_F1_2 domain-containing protein (Confirmed by transcript evidence), with product METKWYCFLFWFSYRLTLACLAHFNWCMSIYTNCVYFTLWKSYDLLWFWMHFILCSCFPQLRPENYLIVWANLVIKKLTKYPDYTFKQLYYALYTTNRSAHFTKRLMSRKEKKGVIELDSNSDEDEKNETVTSRSRAQQLDAEAPIPLRTINADKSRSIPPPVAEVPEIDDDDAEENDEHNTTETTPLRPPRPSRPKFEEPDDDEDEVIEVVTEPVPETGSNKASPTSEQPKWKSYVPNTVMKFLPRQTSSTPSVQSKASTNKDVKNEVNNGEGNNSTSAIGRFYDRIKFNRSNSNTSTNTRRSDEMEVLRPDYSNRYDIHDKSKRDAREKRDRKALRHRVRHELRMAMKADAAKERDRKKVTDAIELLLQLLRMMSSFAMLIGTIRKTFIPASFKYLKPGQHAYDNYELILLFRCTAFLDIAMFWMNVTYAYCLQWQLCCRLGFFRFVFWAMLLGVVSTTVMFIPMTYVMNDLDLSWCRLMPNTTFAKYQPSW